Proteins encoded by one window of Chondromyces crocatus:
- a CDS encoding GumC family protein: protein MDSQTFKRHSPPPPAPEGPLAFGAEPPQAAGPQPPSIGGMIRRTLAHWYIAVIVAVLGAGMTALYVKSRQPAYRSETTILYREGVRAALGPDGPDPLRTLSGRLKETLLARSNLEKIVTEFELYPDVLQKRGIVDAVDRLRSKVTFRAKSPDTFAISFEGMTRDEAQIVTARLAELLVEETARVKQSQAKITTEFLIAQQKQAEQELEKADKDLAQFLSQHPEFAQETVQPTGVQSGASIRAEQRRATEGDPMLAALERQIPRLRSQLNPAAPAPGSPAAAAAQPPAALTQQKSQADQELASARRDLADKQSRFTDSHPDVRTASTRVATAEAAARRAEQALASWQPEPPPEAPAAAGTATAKATTNKAAVQAQLSQLEREISQRKKSQQAQQGQDPSDAAQQIINVEAEWSRLTRDQNRARIRLGDLEQKVFRAEMTANSEEGGYAAQIMVLDPAYKPTSPSTPPRSMMALGGLAASFLMGLALAAARGIVLDDRVYGVEDIERLGLAPVLSVVPAAPGRRWRLRG from the coding sequence ATGGATAGCCAGACCTTCAAGAGACACTCACCCCCGCCCCCCGCGCCGGAGGGGCCCCTCGCCTTCGGAGCCGAACCACCGCAAGCCGCAGGCCCTCAACCGCCGAGCATCGGTGGGATGATCCGGCGGACGCTGGCGCACTGGTACATCGCGGTGATCGTCGCCGTTCTCGGGGCCGGGATGACGGCGCTGTACGTGAAATCGCGTCAGCCCGCCTATCGGTCGGAGACCACGATCCTCTACCGCGAAGGCGTGCGCGCGGCACTCGGGCCCGACGGGCCCGATCCGCTGCGCACCCTGTCAGGACGGCTCAAGGAGACACTGCTGGCGCGCTCGAACCTGGAGAAGATCGTCACCGAGTTCGAGCTCTACCCCGACGTGCTCCAGAAGCGGGGGATCGTGGACGCGGTGGACCGGCTGCGCAGCAAGGTCACCTTCCGGGCGAAGTCGCCCGATACGTTCGCCATCTCGTTCGAGGGGATGACGCGCGACGAGGCGCAGATCGTGACCGCTCGGCTCGCAGAGCTGCTCGTCGAGGAAACGGCGCGGGTGAAGCAGTCGCAGGCGAAGATCACCACCGAGTTCCTCATCGCACAGCAGAAGCAGGCGGAGCAGGAGCTGGAGAAGGCAGACAAGGACCTGGCGCAGTTCCTGTCACAGCACCCGGAGTTCGCACAGGAGACGGTGCAGCCGACCGGGGTGCAGTCCGGTGCGTCCATCCGCGCGGAGCAGCGGCGGGCGACGGAGGGAGATCCGATGCTGGCGGCGCTGGAGCGGCAGATCCCGCGGCTCCGGAGCCAGCTCAACCCCGCGGCGCCGGCGCCCGGGAGCCCCGCGGCCGCGGCGGCGCAACCACCGGCAGCGCTGACGCAGCAGAAGTCTCAGGCCGATCAGGAGCTCGCATCCGCGCGGCGAGATCTCGCAGACAAGCAGTCGCGCTTCACGGACTCGCACCCCGATGTGCGGACCGCCTCCACGCGGGTGGCGACGGCGGAGGCCGCGGCGCGCAGGGCGGAGCAAGCGCTCGCGTCGTGGCAGCCGGAGCCTCCTCCCGAGGCACCAGCAGCTGCAGGAACGGCGACGGCGAAGGCCACGACGAACAAGGCGGCGGTGCAGGCGCAGCTCTCTCAGCTCGAGCGGGAGATCTCACAGCGGAAGAAGTCGCAGCAGGCGCAGCAGGGGCAGGATCCGTCGGACGCGGCGCAGCAGATCATCAACGTGGAGGCGGAGTGGTCCCGGCTGACGCGCGATCAGAACCGGGCAAGGATCCGGCTCGGAGATCTCGAGCAGAAGGTGTTCCGCGCAGAGATGACGGCGAACTCCGAGGAGGGCGGCTACGCTGCGCAGATCATGGTGCTCGATCCGGCGTACAAGCCGACCTCGCCCTCGACGCCACCGCGCTCGATGATGGCGCTGGGCGGCCTGGCGGCGTCTTTCTTGATGGGGCTCGCGCTCGCGGCGGCACGCGGCATCGTGCTCGATGATCGTGTCTACGGCGTGGAGGACATCGAGCGCCTCGGACTCGCGCCGGTCCTCAGTGTGGTACCGGCCGCCCCAGGGCGGCGATGGAGGCTCCGTGGCTGA
- a CDS encoding ATP-binding protein, giving the protein MIRLRVPGSLTYRHLALRVVSAACRMAISQRSGVMSPGRDDAGGKAIEADPFDALAQGLGEDGEDDAPESGPTRLAAVEDLGTFDPDEPLSDEEFEAQTLSAVGEAFNNIAIHAYRVGIPGHVDIEIESDEGGIMICLMDTGSSFEPGQVMAPDMTALPESGMGLFIMNSFMDEVDYRPGNPNVLRLVKHRDPRGSPAGEGGESPRGGTMNARGAAPTAGAA; this is encoded by the coding sequence GTGATCCGACTCCGCGTGCCTGGCTCGCTGACGTATCGGCACCTCGCCCTCCGCGTGGTCTCGGCCGCTTGCCGCATGGCGATTTCCCAGCGTTCAGGGGTGATGTCTCCGGGACGCGATGACGCCGGGGGAAAAGCGATCGAGGCCGATCCGTTCGACGCGCTCGCGCAGGGGCTCGGCGAAGACGGCGAGGACGATGCGCCGGAGAGCGGGCCGACGCGGTTGGCCGCGGTCGAAGATCTCGGGACCTTCGATCCCGATGAGCCGCTCTCGGACGAGGAGTTCGAGGCGCAGACGCTGTCCGCGGTCGGCGAGGCGTTCAACAACATCGCCATCCACGCCTACCGCGTGGGAATACCCGGGCATGTCGACATCGAGATCGAGTCTGACGAGGGCGGAATCATGATCTGCCTCATGGACACGGGCTCCAGCTTCGAGCCCGGGCAAGTGATGGCGCCCGACATGACGGCACTCCCCGAGTCGGGCATGGGGCTGTTCATCATGAACTCGTTCATGGATGAAGTGGACTATCGTCCGGGCAATCCGAACGTGCTCCGCCTCGTGAAGCACCGAGATCCTCGCGGTAGCCCCGCGGGTGAAGGGGGGGAAAGCCCGCGCGGTGGCACAATGAACGCGCGGGGTGCTGCTCCCACGGCGGGAGCAGCCTGA
- a CDS encoding glycoside hydrolase domain-containing protein, producing the protein MRWMGAGVLLLLSAGLAGEVAADEGTAPKEAPTRTSASSGTTTEVPSARGEAGDPLAKTEAVVWAAGEGARILRGEARSPLSRGEGNWIWQPGEPIRIAALRGEVVGFQVVVTAQDAPLEGVEVTIEPLRHEGGAPGRLEPETFVQHYVEVKARSRNAQHPAESLGWTPGARPPDTDVTGWLPDALIPLSARTAGLGRGQGAGGEGAPGRAFPWPLAIAPRQNGAIWVDVLVPEQAAAGLYTGKVRTTAGDVALGGLDVQLTVADAVLPYRPVNVFAYYDAYQMANRLGDRTPAGATASESQVWQLLHQHHVDALPPLTRPDEIERMRAALDGSLFTEAHGYRGPGVGVAPAVLALGTYGDLGEPNAETLARAEALAERVPEAIREVFVYAIDEQCDSPRGPGWKKLLQGSKIAGRVRVGHTCGRDPSRQDVDVVMVPAQRFDARTARAARALGKEVWVYNGALPQAGTFMIDAPITSLLANGWIAASYPVGRWFLWEVGFWHDGNRGGKGPIDPFVQPENFHNDDGDACLGDGMLLYPGTQVGAQATGSLGLPGVMPSLRLKALRRGIQDAGYAALARAGHTEEVDAILAKVIPVALQDADSARPAAWPRDGAAFAAAREALRALIPAGARLEAEAARRVLAEAADAREARTGAVAVQERRWWPWVVLALAVLAGVLAIAQMRRASRKA; encoded by the coding sequence ATGCGGTGGATGGGAGCGGGGGTGCTTCTGCTGCTGAGCGCTGGTCTGGCGGGAGAGGTGGCGGCAGACGAGGGGACCGCTCCGAAGGAGGCGCCCACGAGGACGTCTGCGTCCTCCGGGACGACCACGGAGGTCCCATCGGCGCGAGGAGAAGCGGGCGATCCGCTGGCAAAGACCGAAGCGGTGGTGTGGGCCGCGGGCGAAGGCGCGCGGATCCTTCGGGGCGAGGCGCGCTCCCCGCTGTCGCGCGGCGAGGGGAACTGGATCTGGCAGCCTGGAGAACCGATCCGCATCGCCGCGCTCCGGGGCGAGGTGGTGGGCTTCCAGGTGGTGGTGACGGCCCAGGATGCGCCGCTGGAAGGTGTGGAGGTGACGATCGAGCCTCTCCGTCACGAAGGAGGAGCGCCGGGTCGCCTCGAACCGGAGACGTTCGTGCAGCACTACGTGGAGGTCAAGGCGCGCTCGCGCAACGCTCAGCACCCTGCGGAGTCGCTGGGTTGGACTCCCGGGGCGCGCCCTCCGGACACGGACGTGACGGGCTGGCTCCCCGATGCGCTGATCCCCCTGAGCGCGCGCACGGCAGGCCTGGGACGGGGGCAGGGAGCCGGAGGCGAGGGCGCACCAGGCCGAGCCTTTCCTTGGCCACTCGCCATCGCCCCGCGGCAGAACGGCGCGATCTGGGTCGATGTGCTGGTGCCCGAGCAGGCCGCAGCAGGGCTGTACACCGGCAAGGTGCGGACGACCGCTGGTGACGTCGCGCTGGGTGGCCTCGACGTGCAGCTGACGGTGGCGGACGCCGTGCTGCCATACCGACCGGTGAACGTGTTCGCGTATTACGACGCCTACCAGATGGCCAATCGGCTCGGCGACAGGACGCCAGCGGGCGCGACAGCGTCCGAGTCCCAGGTGTGGCAGCTCTTGCACCAGCACCACGTCGACGCGCTGCCACCACTGACGCGCCCGGACGAGATCGAGCGGATGCGCGCCGCGCTGGATGGGTCGCTGTTCACGGAAGCGCACGGCTACCGAGGGCCCGGTGTGGGCGTGGCGCCGGCGGTGCTCGCGCTGGGTACGTACGGCGATCTCGGGGAGCCGAACGCCGAGACACTGGCGCGCGCGGAGGCGCTCGCGGAGCGGGTCCCGGAGGCCATCCGCGAGGTGTTCGTCTACGCGATCGACGAGCAGTGCGACAGTCCGCGAGGACCCGGCTGGAAGAAGCTGCTGCAGGGCTCGAAGATCGCGGGGCGGGTTCGGGTGGGTCACACGTGTGGCCGCGATCCGAGCCGGCAGGACGTCGACGTGGTGATGGTGCCGGCGCAGCGGTTCGACGCGCGCACGGCGCGGGCGGCACGCGCTCTAGGGAAGGAGGTGTGGGTCTACAACGGGGCCTTGCCCCAGGCTGGAACGTTCATGATCGATGCACCGATCACGAGCCTGCTGGCCAATGGCTGGATCGCCGCTTCCTACCCGGTGGGGCGCTGGTTCCTGTGGGAGGTGGGGTTCTGGCACGACGGGAATCGCGGTGGGAAGGGGCCCATCGATCCGTTCGTTCAGCCGGAGAACTTTCACAACGATGACGGCGATGCGTGCCTGGGGGATGGGATGCTGCTCTACCCGGGGACGCAGGTGGGGGCCCAGGCGACGGGCTCGCTGGGGCTGCCCGGGGTGATGCCGTCGCTGCGGCTGAAGGCGCTGCGGCGGGGGATCCAGGACGCGGGGTACGCTGCGCTCGCGCGCGCGGGCCACACCGAGGAGGTGGACGCGATCCTGGCCAAGGTGATTCCAGTCGCCCTGCAGGATGCGGACTCGGCGAGGCCAGCAGCGTGGCCACGAGACGGCGCGGCGTTCGCGGCGGCGCGCGAGGCACTCCGAGCGTTGATCCCGGCAGGAGCCCGCCTGGAGGCCGAGGCGGCCCGCCGTGTGCTCGCCGAGGCAGCGGACGCTCGCGAGGCACGCACGGGTGCGGTGGCGGTCCAGGAGCGGCGGTGGTGGCCCTGGGTCGTGCTGGCACTGGCCGTGCTTGCGGGCGTGCTGGCGATCGCTCAGATGCGGCGGGCGAGCAGGAAGGCCTGA
- a CDS encoding SGNH/GDSL hydrolase family protein yields MMKRNKLLVSAGALALAFGALLLPIQPATPATTSPPAPPPPPKPPALDLSSFSDANPEQPVDLLFIHHSVGGQLLTDSGPGKELIPDTNIYVNHPNGGGLRRKLEAASYKVHEAAYKSAVGDKTDLFDWLPKFRGQMDQVLRVAMHDEMLPEGMKNRVVMFKSCYPNNRFRTMGDAPGNPDGPDLTVWNAKASFQALLPEFAKQKDTLFVYLTAPANVLKNPKVRLWKHLAKRALGKPTDAEIAVDQAALAREFNGWIRSPEGWLKDYPEKNVVVFDFYDVLTDGGSSNFSQYGSEGGTDNHPSSQGNERAAVEFVPFLNRAARRAGIIP; encoded by the coding sequence ATGATGAAGAGAAACAAGCTGCTCGTTTCTGCAGGAGCGCTCGCGCTGGCGTTCGGGGCATTGCTCCTTCCCATCCAGCCCGCGACCCCGGCCACGACGTCACCTCCTGCACCGCCGCCGCCTCCGAAGCCGCCGGCGCTGGATCTGTCGAGCTTCTCGGATGCGAACCCGGAGCAGCCGGTGGATCTGCTGTTCATCCACCACTCGGTGGGTGGGCAACTCCTCACCGATTCAGGGCCGGGGAAGGAGCTGATCCCGGACACGAACATCTACGTGAACCACCCGAATGGCGGGGGGCTGCGCCGCAAGCTGGAGGCGGCGAGCTACAAGGTGCACGAGGCGGCGTACAAGAGCGCGGTGGGGGACAAGACCGATCTCTTCGACTGGTTGCCGAAGTTCCGCGGTCAGATGGACCAGGTCCTGCGGGTGGCGATGCACGACGAGATGCTCCCGGAGGGGATGAAGAACCGGGTGGTGATGTTCAAGTCGTGTTACCCGAACAACCGCTTCCGGACGATGGGGGATGCGCCAGGGAACCCGGACGGGCCGGATCTCACGGTGTGGAACGCGAAGGCGTCGTTCCAGGCGCTCTTGCCGGAGTTCGCCAAGCAGAAGGACACGCTGTTCGTGTACCTGACGGCGCCGGCGAACGTGCTGAAGAACCCGAAGGTGCGGCTGTGGAAGCACCTGGCCAAGCGGGCGCTGGGGAAGCCGACGGACGCGGAGATCGCGGTGGATCAGGCGGCGCTGGCGCGGGAGTTCAACGGGTGGATCCGGTCGCCGGAGGGGTGGCTCAAGGATTATCCGGAGAAGAACGTGGTGGTGTTCGACTTCTACGACGTGCTCACGGACGGGGGTTCGTCGAACTTCTCGCAGTACGGGTCGGAAGGGGGCACGGACAACCACCCGTCGAGCCAGGGGAACGAGCGGGCAGCGGTGGAGTTCGTGCCGTTCCTGAACCGGGCGGCGCGGCGCGCCGGGATCATTCCGTAG
- a CDS encoding CpsD/CapB family tyrosine-protein kinase, which yields MAEPIEAGKPAPVASLERALDQVIDFLGRVEHAPRARALAIEARRLRTIVGKWRSIEPPEDVREEMIARVLRLANDAEEAIAEAHAGAGRQPSSPQLTAGRSIDADAARAAQRRGSAPVLDLGMWGPGQQESKPDARTVEVNRFTPPSVPRYEGRAQGMPAIPDLSPGAQPPRPATPSRGMPSSEQPFVMPSGGPRVPSLQFERVAQPSPEPEVLEGELIDPPQPPRMPRPEPRTTYEADASTMEIAGSPVLQAQREVAQQSPPSLRLDHDASPPSYDEMATTLFAVPSGIKNLSALSVIPAQRPEGLDPNLVMISEPYGKRADSFRALRRKLAAGSARIIAITSAKPQEGKTVCAINLALALAESSPRNVLLVEANIRNPGLAATMKFEPQLCFTEQLRRHRKDEDEPWVVVEQTTTKPTDEAPGSGTTRGGVVHMLAVDPRAERPPMLDAVAFAKGMEGLKRTGYEYIIVDTPAVLGTLDMQIIGDVVHGVIFTTIVKRSTRRPLRDAIAQIKPAPVLGVIVLEG from the coding sequence GTGGCTGAGCCGATCGAGGCGGGCAAGCCCGCCCCCGTGGCGTCGCTGGAGAGAGCGCTCGATCAGGTGATCGATTTTCTCGGACGTGTGGAGCACGCGCCCCGGGCGCGGGCGCTTGCGATCGAAGCGCGGCGGCTGCGGACCATCGTCGGGAAGTGGCGCTCGATCGAGCCTCCCGAGGACGTGCGCGAGGAGATGATCGCGCGCGTGCTGCGGCTGGCGAACGATGCCGAGGAGGCGATCGCCGAGGCGCACGCGGGCGCGGGCAGGCAGCCTTCGTCGCCCCAGCTCACCGCGGGGCGGAGCATCGACGCCGACGCGGCGCGGGCGGCACAGCGGAGGGGCTCCGCGCCCGTGCTCGATCTCGGGATGTGGGGTCCGGGTCAGCAGGAGTCGAAGCCGGACGCGCGGACCGTCGAGGTCAATCGGTTCACGCCACCGTCGGTGCCGCGCTACGAGGGGCGCGCTCAAGGAATGCCTGCGATCCCGGATCTGTCACCGGGAGCGCAGCCTCCGCGCCCTGCGACGCCCTCGCGAGGGATGCCGTCGAGCGAGCAGCCCTTCGTGATGCCATCAGGGGGGCCACGGGTCCCCTCCCTCCAGTTCGAGCGGGTGGCGCAGCCCAGTCCGGAGCCGGAGGTGCTGGAGGGAGAGCTGATCGATCCCCCACAACCTCCGCGGATGCCGCGACCGGAGCCTCGGACCACGTACGAGGCCGACGCGAGCACGATGGAGATCGCGGGCTCGCCCGTCCTTCAAGCGCAGCGGGAGGTCGCGCAGCAGAGCCCTCCCTCGCTGAGGCTGGACCACGATGCGTCGCCGCCCTCGTACGACGAGATGGCGACGACGCTCTTCGCGGTGCCGAGCGGGATCAAGAACCTGAGCGCGCTCAGCGTGATCCCGGCGCAGCGCCCCGAGGGGCTCGATCCCAACCTGGTCATGATCTCCGAGCCGTACGGGAAGCGAGCCGACTCCTTCCGCGCACTGAGGCGCAAGCTCGCGGCCGGGTCGGCGCGGATCATCGCGATCACGAGCGCGAAGCCACAGGAAGGGAAGACGGTCTGCGCGATCAACCTGGCGCTGGCGCTGGCGGAATCGAGCCCGCGCAATGTGCTGCTGGTGGAGGCGAACATCCGCAACCCGGGTCTGGCGGCGACGATGAAGTTCGAACCACAGCTCTGCTTCACCGAGCAGCTCCGGCGTCACCGGAAGGACGAGGACGAGCCGTGGGTGGTGGTCGAGCAGACGACCACCAAGCCGACGGACGAGGCGCCGGGAAGCGGGACGACCCGGGGTGGCGTGGTCCACATGCTGGCGGTCGATCCTCGCGCAGAGCGCCCGCCGATGCTCGACGCGGTGGCCTTCGCCAAGGGCATGGAGGGCCTGAAGCGGACGGGGTACGAGTACATCATCGTGGACACGCCGGCGGTGCTCGGCACGCTGGACATGCAGATCATCGGCGATGTCGTGCACGGGGTGATCTTCACGACCATCGTGAAGCGGTCGACCCGCAGACCCCTGCGAGACGCGATCGCGCAGATCAAGCCGGCCCCGGTCCTCGGGGTGATCGTCCTCGAGGGCTGA
- a CDS encoding O-antigen ligase family protein, translating into MALPGVILLIIFIYGRPQEFNERLATLPFLYLWLGMAFAGMGAEIGMGKARLKAAPHLKASVFILFWSLFTLGIFNPSELSGNAVIISVTWILFFVVGHSTESLKGFQKLTGTVLAMGLFVATVAVHQGFSSFQCIAMVPIPGARADTGIPDGRSCDSYRDCRDDPTADPETEYLCERIGLFQTTTITAGRVRWRGVLQDPNELALTAGISLPFAFAFFEQKRTFSRLLILVYALLMIGTCIVLTQSRGGQLVFTTVLGVYFIKKYGLKGAVIGAVCALPLILLGGRGSQEAEESANERSEILAEGLMIWRAFPLTGCGFRQFTEHFWLTAHNAYLLAISELGPFGFFAWLSMIYLTFKISLTALKRYENVPGPTAASIKAWATALMASFAGMLVGIFFLSFTYHYVLWIYFGLSSALYFAIRGADPTFKVQLDRKDVFRIIGIELALVTAIFGYVKSKGLM; encoded by the coding sequence ATGGCGCTCCCCGGGGTCATCCTTCTCATCATCTTCATCTACGGTCGGCCGCAGGAGTTCAACGAACGCCTGGCGACGCTGCCGTTCCTCTACCTGTGGCTGGGCATGGCCTTCGCCGGGATGGGGGCGGAGATCGGCATGGGGAAGGCGCGGCTGAAGGCGGCGCCACACCTGAAGGCGTCGGTCTTCATCCTGTTCTGGAGCCTGTTCACGCTCGGGATCTTCAACCCGTCGGAGCTGTCGGGGAACGCTGTGATCATCAGCGTGACCTGGATTCTGTTCTTCGTCGTCGGACACTCGACGGAGTCGCTGAAGGGGTTCCAGAAGCTCACGGGGACGGTGCTGGCGATGGGGCTGTTCGTGGCCACCGTCGCGGTGCACCAGGGGTTCTCGTCGTTCCAGTGCATCGCGATGGTGCCCATCCCGGGAGCGCGCGCGGACACGGGGATCCCGGACGGGCGCTCGTGCGATAGCTACCGGGACTGCCGCGACGATCCGACGGCGGATCCGGAAACGGAGTACCTGTGCGAGCGGATCGGGCTGTTCCAGACGACGACGATCACAGCAGGGCGGGTGCGCTGGCGCGGGGTACTCCAGGATCCGAACGAGCTGGCGCTGACGGCGGGGATCTCGCTGCCGTTCGCGTTCGCGTTCTTCGAGCAGAAGCGGACGTTCTCGCGGCTCTTGATCCTCGTGTACGCACTCCTGATGATCGGCACGTGCATCGTGCTGACGCAGTCGCGCGGTGGGCAGCTCGTGTTCACCACGGTGCTCGGTGTGTACTTCATCAAGAAGTACGGGTTGAAAGGGGCCGTCATCGGGGCGGTCTGCGCGCTGCCGCTGATCCTGCTCGGCGGGCGTGGTAGCCAGGAAGCGGAGGAGAGCGCGAACGAGCGGAGCGAGATCCTGGCCGAGGGGCTGATGATCTGGCGGGCGTTCCCGCTGACGGGGTGCGGGTTCAGGCAGTTCACCGAGCACTTCTGGCTGACGGCGCACAACGCCTACTTGCTGGCGATTTCGGAGCTGGGGCCGTTCGGGTTCTTCGCCTGGCTGTCGATGATCTACCTGACGTTCAAGATCTCGCTGACGGCGCTGAAGCGGTACGAGAACGTGCCGGGACCGACGGCGGCGTCGATCAAGGCGTGGGCGACGGCGCTGATGGCGTCGTTCGCGGGGATGCTGGTCGGGATCTTCTTCCTGTCGTTCACGTACCACTACGTGCTGTGGATCTACTTCGGGCTGTCGTCGGCGCTGTACTTCGCGATCCGAGGGGCGGATCCGACGTTCAAGGTGCAGCTCGACCGGAAGGACGTGTTCCGGATCATCGGGATCGAGCTCGCGCTCGTCACGGCGATCTTCGGCTACGTGAAGTCGAAGGGGCTGATGTGA
- a CDS encoding sugar transferase: MNPSVRVAKRAIDVLGSAVGIAVTLPLYPVIAAAIYAESPGPIFYKQRRAGMLIGTEVRDGIAYPRFVEFEMRKFRSMRVDAEKYTGAVLAQENDPRITRVGRFLRKSRLDELPQLLNVLLGEMSLVGPRPERPELLVNLAMAIPFFEERMRDVKPGITGLAQVSLGYTGRAAPDSEVAAFEGTLTNPFELDEAEGAEADDMRMKLLFDLAYAASLESLRAYLPLELKIIFRTPLVMVLGLGR; this comes from the coding sequence GTGAACCCCAGCGTTCGTGTAGCCAAGCGCGCCATCGACGTGCTCGGCTCAGCGGTCGGGATAGCGGTGACGCTCCCGCTCTATCCAGTCATCGCCGCCGCCATTTATGCCGAGTCGCCTGGCCCCATTTTTTACAAGCAGCGCCGCGCCGGCATGCTGATCGGGACGGAGGTGCGCGACGGGATCGCCTACCCACGGTTCGTCGAGTTCGAGATGCGCAAGTTCCGTTCCATGCGCGTCGATGCCGAGAAGTACACGGGCGCAGTCCTCGCGCAGGAGAACGACCCCCGGATCACCCGCGTGGGCCGCTTCCTGCGCAAGAGCCGCCTCGACGAGCTGCCCCAACTCCTCAACGTGCTCCTCGGCGAGATGAGCCTCGTCGGCCCGCGCCCCGAGCGCCCCGAGCTGCTGGTCAACCTCGCCATGGCCATCCCCTTCTTCGAGGAGCGCATGCGCGACGTGAAGCCTGGCATCACCGGCCTCGCCCAGGTCTCGCTCGGGTACACCGGACGCGCCGCGCCCGACAGCGAAGTCGCCGCCTTCGAGGGCACCTTGACCAACCCCTTCGAGCTCGACGAAGCCGAGGGCGCCGAGGCCGACGACATGCGCATGAAGCTGCTCTTCGACCTCGCCTACGCTGCCTCGCTCGAGAGCCTCCGGGCCTACTTGCCCCTCGAGCTGAAGATCATCTTTCGCACGCCGCTCGTCATGGTCCTCGGCCTCGGCCGCTGA
- the galE gene encoding UDP-glucose 4-epimerase GalE — protein sequence MPSVTLITGGLGFVGSHFVWAAAREGRDVVVLDDGSAGTSPELPEGVEVVRGDIGDRATVGSLIRRRGVDAIVHFAGKIQVGESVTNPALYFDVNVVRALALLEEARVAEVPRILFSSTAAVYGEPEAVPIPEDAPKRPVNPYGASKLTFEHALEAYGRAYGLRWAALRYFNAAGADPSGKLREAHDPETHLIPLMLDAGLGRRPPLTLFGEDYPTRDGTCERDYIHVVDLASAHLKALDRLAAGHAVGPLNLGTGQGSTVREMVDEAERVLGRAVPRSVGPRRAGDPSSLVADPRRAEEVLGWKAQRSDLPTLLEDALRSRT from the coding sequence ATGCCCTCCGTCACCCTGATCACCGGCGGTCTCGGCTTCGTCGGCTCGCATTTCGTGTGGGCTGCAGCGCGTGAAGGGCGCGATGTCGTCGTCCTCGACGACGGCTCGGCCGGCACGTCTCCCGAGCTCCCCGAAGGCGTCGAGGTGGTCCGCGGCGACATCGGCGATCGCGCGACCGTCGGCAGCCTCATCCGCCGACGTGGCGTCGACGCCATCGTCCACTTCGCCGGGAAGATCCAGGTCGGCGAGTCCGTCACCAACCCCGCGCTCTACTTCGACGTGAACGTGGTCCGTGCCCTCGCGCTCCTCGAAGAAGCGCGCGTCGCCGAGGTCCCGCGCATCCTGTTCTCCTCCACCGCAGCCGTCTACGGAGAGCCCGAAGCGGTCCCCATCCCCGAAGACGCACCGAAGCGCCCCGTGAACCCCTACGGCGCCTCGAAGCTCACCTTCGAGCACGCCCTCGAAGCCTACGGCCGCGCCTACGGCCTGCGCTGGGCAGCTCTGCGCTACTTCAACGCCGCCGGCGCCGACCCCAGTGGGAAGCTTCGCGAAGCGCACGATCCGGAGACGCACCTGATCCCGCTCATGCTCGACGCCGGCCTCGGTCGTCGTCCGCCCTTGACCCTGTTCGGGGAAGACTACCCGACCCGCGATGGCACCTGCGAACGCGACTACATCCACGTGGTGGATCTGGCGAGCGCGCATCTCAAGGCGCTCGATCGTCTTGCAGCAGGGCACGCGGTGGGGCCGCTGAACCTGGGGACGGGGCAGGGCAGCACCGTGCGTGAGATGGTCGATGAGGCGGAGCGGGTACTGGGTCGTGCGGTTCCACGGAGCGTGGGACCACGGCGGGCAGGCGACCCTTCCTCGCTGGTGGCGGATCCGCGGCGTGCAGAGGAAGTGCTCGGGTGGAAGGCGCAGCGGTCGGATCTGCCGACACTGCTGGAGGACGCGCTCCGGTCTCGCACATGA
- a CDS encoding STAS domain-containing protein produces the protein MSYKRTDNGEVTVVQIDGTLDAVTAPEFRTLVDELVAENRKDITLELSGLRLIDSSGVGVIVSLFKRVRANDGKVRIVGLRDQPRAIFRLLRLDRVFPT, from the coding sequence ATGAGCTACAAGCGGACCGACAATGGTGAAGTGACCGTCGTGCAGATTGATGGGACCCTCGACGCGGTGACCGCGCCCGAGTTCAGGACGCTGGTGGACGAACTCGTGGCGGAGAACCGCAAGGACATCACGCTCGAGCTGTCCGGGCTGCGGCTCATCGACAGCTCCGGGGTTGGCGTCATCGTCTCGCTGTTCAAGCGGGTCCGCGCCAACGATGGGAAGGTGAGGATCGTGGGGTTGAGGGATCAGCCCCGCGCCATCTTCCGTCTCCTCCGGCTCGATCGGGTGTTCCCCACCTGA